A single window of Nicotiana sylvestris chromosome 3, ASM39365v2, whole genome shotgun sequence DNA harbors:
- the LOC104236177 gene encoding uncharacterized protein, which translates to MATSALTILAILALFAVSSVTAASETPFVVAHKKASVVKLKSGSERVSVSIDVYNHGSLVIYDVSLTDDSWSSEIFDFVAGNTSQSWEGLDAGSHVSHSFELESKVKTTYNSAPAVITFRIPTKSKLQEAYSTPIPPLETFAEKAVGYKLDSVTFVLLAQA; encoded by the exons ATGGCGACATCAGCATTGACAATCTTGGCCATTCTAGCTCTTTTTGCAGTTTCCTCTGTAACGGCGGCATCGGAAACTCCGTTTGTAGTGGCACACAAGAAGGCATCTGTCGTTAAGCTCAAGTCTGGTTCCGAACGCGTCTCCGTTTCCATTGACGTCTATAACCATGGATCTCT TGTTATATATGATGTAAGTCTTACTGATGATAGCTGGTCTTCGgaaatatttgattttgtggctGGAAACACCTCTCAGTCATGGGAAGGACTTGATGC TGGCTCTCATGTTTCACACTCTTTTGAGTTGGAGTCGAAAGTGAAAACGACTTACAATAGCGCGCCTGCTGTCATAACATTCCGTATCCCTACGAAATCAAAACTACAG GAAGCATATTCTACGCCTATTCCACCTCTAGAAACCTTTGCAGAAAAAGCTGTTGGCTACAAATTAGATTCGGTAACTTTTGTCCTCCTTGCACAAGCATGA